Proteins co-encoded in one Vicia villosa cultivar HV-30 ecotype Madison, WI unplaced genomic scaffold, Vvil1.0 ctg.000567F_1_1, whole genome shotgun sequence genomic window:
- the LOC131629443 gene encoding zingipain-2-like, whose amino-acid sequence MTSTILTTILFILLMLCNACITARECPSGHKQKSSDIEVLRKRFEGWTKRHGRNYKHSDEWEVRFNIYQANVRYIECINAQKNSYNLTDNEFADLTNEEFRRTYMGLRTRSHSRTGFRYDGHGDVPESKDWRKEGAVTKVKNQGQCGGCWAFAAVAAIEGLHQIKTGKLVSLSEQELIDCDVESDNQGCQGGLMETAFTFIINNGGITTEKDYPYKGVDGTCDTEKAEHYAVSISGYEKVPADNEAKLKAAAAHQPVSVGIDAGGYLFQLYSEGVFSGLCGKQLNHAVTVVGYGEENRKKYWIVKNSWGTGWGESGYIRMKRDTFDKAGLCGIAKLASYPV is encoded by the exons ATGACAAGTACAATACTAACCACCATTCTCTTCATTCTTCTCATGCTCTGCAATGCATGCATAACTGCACGCGAATGTCCTTCAGGACACAAACAGAAATCATCTGACATAGAAGTATTAAGGAAGAGGTTTGAAGGTTGGACGAAACGACATGGTCGAAATTACAAGCATAGTGATGAATGGGAAGTCCGTTTCAACATTTACCAAGCAAATGTTCGGTACATAGAATGCATAAATGCACAGAAAAACTCGTACAATCTCACAGACAATGAATTTGCAGATCTTACAAATGAAGAGTTTAGAAGAACTTACATGGGTCTTAGAACTAGGTCGCATTCACGTACAGGATTCAGGTATGATGGACATGGTGATGTTCCGGAAAGCAAGGATTGGAGAAAGGAGGGAGCAGTGACTAAAGTCAAGAATCAAGGCCAGTGTG GAGGTTGTTGGGCATTCGCTGCAGTGGCAGCTATAGAAGGCCTCCACCAAATAAAAACAGGAAAATTGGTCTCTCTATCGGAACAAGAACTGATAGATTGTGATGTCGAAAGTGATAACCAAGGCTGCCAAGGTGGCTTAATGGAGACAGCATTTACATTCATCATAAACAACGGTGGAATAACCACTGAGAAAGACTATCCTTACAAAGGGGTAGATGGTACCTGTGACACGGAAAAAGCTGAACATTATGCTGTGAGTATAAGTGGATATGAAAAAGTTCCTGCTGATAACGAGGCTAAACTGAAAGCTGCAGCTGCTCATCAACCCGTCTCTGTTGGAATTGACGCGGGAGGttatctatttcaactttattcAGAAGGTGTTTTCTCTGGCCTTTGTGGAAAGCAACTTAATCATGCTGTGACTGTAGTTGGTTATGGAGAAGAAAATAGAAAGAAGTATTGGATTGTGAAGAATTCGTGGGGTACTGGGTGGGGTGAATCTGGTTATATCAGGATGAAGCGCGACACTTTTGATAAAGCTGGTCTTTGTGGCATTGCCAAGTTAGCCAGCTACCCTGTTTAG
- the LOC131629444 gene encoding uncharacterized protein LOC131629444, whose protein sequence is MTNPIADVPNETLNPEEEAPPTPHTDPQSPQALQNPQIESISTNPNPDHDTVMEDPNQSQIADDPEPDVPTPATTTRRGNKRKKTGSKRTAIQKKRFEEKCQTILETLKPIPFKPAKALDFDSHQSLLERLGLWGFVHIEFDSVIRTDLLAQLIVSYNPTGRCSYVNDIKVMVNRAELGRALKLPKKNPASAVPVIAVDEVDKEDIDFLNQLVSNWMLLHDDTFIMTKDIMQPINFVKDGTFEKVDWAGLIWSMLEKELKAPNPANCYYASHLQHLIKSQHKELLEETPVEGEGEEGVAKDEEEEGEAKDEEEEEEVAVIRDEVDGSGDVRMGGVEESKVRELDESNTELSLKQEDNVETLSVEKQQGDEEQIMDFEQSKEEEQEMWLFDQKNCVGEPSLRPCQNSDLKGMVNYRQVKEDVEEEGQEQEEEEEDEDAEEDEHEGGFRLSPKFPMEGLTSGAESPIQGMEAQNPFSSGIDLHDNSVGDFLSARDDPQMMTGSSLFGNGHKREIDLDNHNFHHTLNGSNKRLRNDSPWSSKPLDFEGCMEQMEHWMGKARMMYASKDQAIEESSMNQQVLLEELQRRDSMIEHLHKAKMEETQKRQIEVYRLEKELYMMQSLVEGYRKAVKETQKAFADYRARCPQADEPLYKDVPGSGGLVLSVTELEKERLKKEEEERIRLRELFRDFEKNCKDIEAKWMGEMGVLEKHLNKVESLGNQLQALDEKVKHLKEVYAKLKIPLETTPLSEAEAA, encoded by the coding sequence ATGACCAACCCAATCGCCGATGTTCCCAACGAAACCCTAAACCCTGAAGAAGAAGCACCACCAACCCCACACACCGATCCTCAATCCCCTCAAGCCCTCCAAAACCCCCAAATCGAAAGCATTTCCACAAACCCTAATCCAGATCACGATACAGTCATGGAGGATCCAAATCAATCCCAAATCGCCGATGATCCTGAACCCGACGTTCCAACCCCTGCAACCACCACTCGCCGTGGAAACAAGCGGAAGAAAACTGGGTCGAAGCGAACTGCAATCCAGAAAAAACGATTCGAGGAGAAATGTCAGACTATTCTCGAAACCCTAAAACCCATTCCTTTCAAACCTGCTAAAGCTCTCGACTTTGACAGCCACCAGAGCCTTCTGGAGCGTCTAGGGTTATGGGGTTTTGTCCACATCGAGTTTGATTCTGTTATTCGCACTGATCTACTCGCTCAGCTTATTGTTAGCTATAACCCCACCGGGAGGTGCAGTTATGTTAATGATATCAAGGTGATGGTGAACCGTGCGGAACTCGGCCGTGCTCTCAAGCTTCCGAAGAAGAATCCGGCTAGTGCTGTCCCTGTCATTGCTGTTGATGAAGTTGACAAAGAGGATATTGATTTCCTTAATCAATTGGTGTCAAACTGGATGCTTTTGCATGATGATACATTCATCATGACAAAGGATATTATGCAGCCGATTAACTTTGTCAAGGATGGGACTTTCGAAAAGGTTGACTGGGCAGGACTGATATGGAGCATGTTAGAGAAGGAATTGAAGGCACCTAATCCTGCAAACTGTTACTATGCCTCACATTTGCAGCATTTGATTAAGTCTCAGCACAAGGAGCTGTTGGAGGAAACTCCGGTGGAGGGTGAAGGAGAAGAGGGTGTGGCAAAGGATGAGGAGGAAGAGGGTGAGGCAAAAgatgaggaggaagaagaagaggtgGCGGTGATAAGGGATGAGGTGGATGGGAGTGGTGATGTGAGAATGGGTGGGGTTGAAGAGAGTAAGGTTCGTGAGTTGGACGAATCCAATACTGAGTTGAGTTTGAAGCAGGAGGATAATGTTGAGACTTTATCGGTGGAAAAACAGCAGGGTGACGAGGAACAAATAATGGATTTTGAGCAGTCTAAGGAAGAAGAACAGGAGATGTGGCTATTCGATCAGAAGAACTGTGTGGGGGAGCCCTCTTTGAGGCCGTGTCAAAATAGTGATTTGAAGGGTATGGTGAACTATCGCCAAGTGAAAGAGGATGTGGAAGAAGAAGGGCAGGAACAAGAGGAGGAAGAAGAGGATGAAGAtgctgaagaagatgaacatgaggGTGGGTTTCGATTGTCACCCAAGTTTCCTATGGAGGGATTAACTTCTGGGGCCGAGAGTCCAATTCAAGGGATGGAAGCACAGAATCCATTTAGTTCTGGGATTGATCTCCATGATAACTCAGTAGGAGATTTCCTCTCTGCAAGGGATGATCCTCAAATGATGACTGGGTCATCACTTTTTGGTAATGGACACAAGAGAGAGATTGATCTGGATAATCATAACTTCCATCACACTCTAAATGGAAGTAACAAGCGATTGAGAAATGATAGCCCATGGAGTTCTAAGCCACTTGACTTTGAAGGTTGCATGGAACAGATGGAACATTGGATGGGGAAAGCTAGGATGATGTATGCATCGAAAGATCAGGCTATTGAAGAATCTTCAATGAATCAGCAAGTTTTGCTTGAAGAGTTACAGAGGCGGGATAGCATGATTGAGCATTTGCATAAAGCGAAGATGGAAGAGACTCAGAAAAGACAGATTGAGGTATATCGGCTTGAGAAGGAACTTTATATGATGCAAAGCCTTGTGGAAGGCTACCGAAAAGCCGTGAAAGAAACACAAAAGGCTTTTGCTGATTATAGAGCACGTTGTCCACAAGCTGATGAGCCACTTTACAAAGATGTTCCTGGGTCTGGCGGCCTTGTTTTGAGTGTGACGGAACTAGAGAAGGAACGCCTgaagaaggaagaagaggaaAGGATAAGGTTGAGAGAACTTTTTAGAGATTTTGAAAAGAACTGTAAAGATATTGAAGCAAAGTGGATGGGGGAGATGGGTGTACTGGAAAAACATCTAAACAAAGTTGAATCCCTAGGTAACCAATTGCAGGCTCTCGATGAGAAAGTAAAACATTTGAAGGAAGTGTACGCAAAACTCAAGATTCCTCTTGAGACTACTCCACTAAGTGAAGCAGAAGCTGCTTAG
- the LOC131629445 gene encoding basic leucine zipper 34-like has product MAQLPPKVPTPNMTQPWPEFSPHQKMPNLKAISPLNASNFSNSQQNPSWVDEFLDFSSTRRGAHRRSASDSVTFIEASMMEHCRGRDGGNEFERFDDEQLMSMFGVDEVSGKNMMQAPARAVAATLSSNSNPSTPSDNNSINDEKEDEEDEKYHQKKQLKHESDEDEFDECKQEIARVVNDDEDDTNGNTATYSSQKITDPKRVKRILANRQSAQRSRVRKLQYISELERSVTSLQAEVSVLSPRVAFLDHQRLLLNVDNSALKQRIAALAQDKIFKDAHQEALKREIERLRQVYHQQNIKSNATTVVSPSPSPKPPCDNDTHIENEHLINV; this is encoded by the exons ATGGCTCAATTGCCACCCAAAGTTCCAACTCCAAACATGACACAACCTTGGCCTGAATTTTCTCCTCATCAAAAAATGCCTAACCTTAAAGCTATTTCACCACTCAATGCTTCAAACTTTTCCAACAGTCAACAAAACCCTTCGTGGGTGGACGAGTTTCTCGACTTCTCTTCCACCAGACGGGGGGCTCACAGACGGTCGGCGAGTGATTCTGTGACTTTCATCGAGGCGTCAATGATGGAGCATTGTCGCGGTAGAGACGGGGGCAACGAGTTTGAAAGGTTTGATGATGAGCAACTGATGTCTATGTTTGGTGTGGATGAGGTTTCTGGGAAAAACATGATGCAGGCGCCTGCAAGAGCAGTAGCGGCTACATTGTCCTCTAACTCAAACccttcaactccttctgataataaCAGCATCAATGATGAAAAAGAGGACGAGGAGGATGAAAAGTATCACCAAAAGAAACAATTGAAGCATGAATCTGATGAGGATGAATTCGATGAATGCAAACAGGAAATTGCACGAGTCGTCAATGATGATGAGGATGATACTAATGGAAACACAGCAACTTATTCAAGTCAGAAAATTACTGATCCCAAGAGGGTCAAAAG AATCTTGGCAAATAGACAATCTGCACAGAGATCAAGAGTGAGGAAACTGCAATACATATCAGAGCTTGAGAGAAGTGTGACTTCATTACAG GCAGAAGTATCAGTACTGTCACCACGAGTTGCATTTCTGGATCATCAGAGGTTGCTTCTAAATGTTGATAACAGTGCTCTCAAGCAAAGAATCGCAGCTCTTGCCCAAGACAAAATCTTCAAAGATG CTCATCAAGAGGCCCTGAAGAGGGAGATAGAGAGGCTGAGACAAGTGTATCACCAACAAAACATCAAGAGTAATGCTACTACAGTAGTGTCACCATCTCCATCACCTAAACCACCTTGTGATAATGATACTCACATTGAAAATGAACATCTTATCAATGTTTGA
- the LOC131629442 gene encoding glucosidase 2 subunit beta-like, giving the protein MNIAMDSYYFRSIVSFLLLASTASSLSFPNPSLLGIHPLDVKYYSSEFIKCKDGSKSFSRDRLNDNFCDCPDGTDEPGTSACSAGKFYCRNLGSKPLFIVSSHVNDRFCDCCDGSDEYDGIVRCPNACVMGGNTENMYGNYNSKVSNLDVFAEKETEHGVKSEESAHSLSGLKLAVILQVALVAFLVILWSFRCHTRYRRRRSR; this is encoded by the exons ATGAACATCGCCATGGACTCCTATTACTTCCGCTCTATCGTATCTTTTCTCCTCCTCGCTTCAACCGCATCTTCCCTTTCATTTCCAAACCCTTCTCTCCTCGGCATTCATCCTCTAG ATGTGAAATATTATAGCTCTGAATTCATCAAATGCAAGGATGGATCAAAATCCTTCTCTAGAGACCGTCTCAATGACAATTTCTGTGATTGCCCTGATGGCACTGATGAACCTG GAACTTCAGCTTGTTCAGCTGGAAAGTTTTATTGCAGAAACCTAGGAAGCAAGCCACTGTTTATAGTTTCTTCCCACGTTAATGATCGGTTTTGTG ATTGTTGTGACGGGAGTGATGAGTACGATGGAATTGTTCGTTGTCCAAACGCATGTGTCATGGGTGGAAACACAGAGAACATGTATGGTAATTATAATTCAAAGGTAAGCAATCTGGATGTTTTTGCTGAAAAAGAAACAGAACATGGAGTGAAGTCGGAGGAGTCGGCTCATAGCCTTAGTG GTTTGAAGCTGGCAGTTATTCTACAAGTGGCTCTAGTTGCTTTTTTGGTAATTCTATGGAGTTTCCGTTGCCACACCAGATATAGGAGGAGGCGTTCCCGCTGA